One segment of Pseudanabaena sp. ABRG5-3 DNA contains the following:
- a CDS encoding ParB/RepB/Spo0J family partition protein, which produces MQKNLNSERTKLKNLAPLLLDEDEDFGLNREIEINKIALPPHQPRRYFDPEKMQELVASIKQHGVLEPILLRSIKSDQYSDHYELVAGERRFRACKGIGLSKIPAIVKELSDEEASLIRLVENLHRENLNPVEETEAILQILALKLGISQEQAIAILYRMRHEVRGEVDKNTVSDSEVEIIKSTFEGFGLIKWETFISHRLPLLNLPMEVLEALRQGQIEYTKATAIATVKDATLRQSLLNETINESLPLAQIKDKIRDIKAGQIIEKPVTLKSRFTSSIQKLKKSPVWNDKKKQKSLEKLIAQIEALIGQEEPS; this is translated from the coding sequence ATGCAGAAAAATTTAAATTCTGAGAGAACAAAGTTAAAAAATTTAGCTCCACTCCTGCTTGATGAAGATGAAGATTTTGGATTAAATCGAGAGATTGAAATCAACAAAATTGCTCTCCCCCCTCACCAGCCCCGACGCTACTTTGATCCTGAAAAAATGCAGGAATTAGTTGCTTCGATCAAGCAGCATGGTGTTTTAGAGCCAATTTTATTACGTTCAATAAAATCGGATCAGTACTCTGATCATTATGAGCTAGTTGCTGGAGAAAGACGCTTTAGAGCATGTAAAGGAATTGGACTTTCAAAAATTCCTGCCATTGTCAAAGAGTTATCAGATGAAGAAGCCAGTTTAATTCGATTGGTTGAAAACTTGCATCGAGAGAACCTTAATCCTGTCGAAGAAACCGAAGCTATTTTACAGATTTTGGCTCTGAAGTTAGGAATTTCTCAAGAACAAGCGATCGCTATTTTATATAGGATGCGTCATGAAGTTCGTGGTGAGGTTGACAAGAATACTGTAAGCGATTCAGAAGTTGAAATTATCAAATCAACCTTTGAAGGTTTTGGCTTAATCAAATGGGAAACTTTTATATCCCATCGGTTACCTTTACTAAATTTACCGATGGAAGTGCTAGAAGCACTACGTCAAGGACAAATCGAATACACCAAAGCAACAGCGATCGCTACGGTTAAAGATGCCACTCTGCGACAATCATTATTAAATGAAACTATTAACGAGAGTCTACCACTAGCACAGATCAAGGATAAAATTCGCGATATCAAGGCAGGTCAAATTATTGAAAAACCCGTCACACTCAAGTCTAGGTTTACAAGCTCTATTCAAAAGCTCAAAAAATCACCAGTTTGGAATGACAAGAAAAAGCAAAAGTCCCTAGAAAAACTTATAGCTCAGATTGAAGCTTTAATCGGGCAGGAAGAACCGTCATAA
- a CDS encoding ParA family protein yields MTKIIALFNQAGGVGKSTVTQNLGYHLALRDHRVLLVDMDPQASLTIFMGIDITNLQDTIYDALIAEEPENENDRVAISIYPEQLHKMSLAPSSVALANAEIRLATAIQREFRLKEILEPILDDYDFILIDCPPSLGLLSINCLVAATHMLVPIETQYKALMGTDMLLGTFRTIRRKLNKSLAIAGFLPTRYWSSNSMDRHTLESINSQLSQIGTVFSPLPRATAVSEASQYGKPFMEYIKKKSENHLAVLAVFDELSLAMEAL; encoded by the coding sequence ATGACTAAAATTATTGCATTATTTAATCAAGCTGGCGGAGTTGGTAAGTCTACAGTTACCCAAAACTTGGGCTATCACCTTGCTTTAAGAGATCATCGAGTCCTATTAGTAGACATGGACCCGCAAGCTTCATTAACTATTTTCATGGGGATTGATATTACAAATTTACAGGACACAATCTACGATGCACTTATCGCAGAGGAACCAGAAAACGAGAATGACCGAGTTGCCATATCGATCTACCCAGAACAGTTACACAAAATGAGTTTGGCTCCCTCATCAGTTGCTTTGGCAAATGCCGAGATCCGCCTAGCCACAGCTATACAGCGTGAATTTCGACTTAAAGAAATTTTAGAACCTATTCTTGATGACTATGACTTTATTCTGATTGATTGTCCACCTAGCCTAGGGCTGTTAAGTATCAATTGTTTAGTAGCTGCAACTCATATGTTAGTGCCAATTGAAACTCAGTACAAAGCTTTAATGGGTACTGATATGTTACTGGGAACATTCCGAACAATTCGCCGTAAGCTGAATAAAAGCTTAGCGATCGCAGGTTTTTTGCCAACGAGATATTGGTCTAGTAACTCCATGGATCGTCATACTCTTGAGTCTATTAATTCACAATTATCCCAGATCGGAACTGTATTCTCTCCTTTACCTCGTGCTACTGCTGTATCTGAAGCATCTCAATATGGTAAGCCTTTTATGGAATACATTAAGAAGAAAAGCGAAAACCACTTAGCGGTTTTAGCAGTTTTTGATGAACTATCGTTAGCAATGGAGGCACTGTAA